CTGGGTATGGGCGAATCGCTGGTCAACCCCAAGGCCATGGAGGCCGCAGGAAAAGACATGACGACCATCGCCGGCCAGCACGCGGTAATTACCAAGGCCAAGAAATCCATAGCCGCCTTCAAGCTGAGGGCGGGCACACCCATCGGAATGATGGTAACACTGCGCGATAAGAGGATGTATGAATTCCTGGATAAGCTGGTTAGCGTGGTTCTTCCCAGGATACGCGATTTCCAGGGCGTGCCGCGCGATGCTTTCGATGGGCAGGGTAATTATACGCTGGGTCTGAAAGAGCAGATCGTGTTCCCCGAGATTGAGTATGACAAGGTGGACAAGACCAGGGGACTTGAGATAACGATAGTTACATCGGCGAAGACGGACGAGGACGGCAGGCGCCTGCTCGAGGCCATCGGTATGCCGTTCAAGAAAAATTAGTAGGGTTAAATTATGGCGAAGTTATGCAAGGTAAATAAGGCGAACCGGCCACCCAAGTACAAAGTGCAGCAGCATAGCCGCTGCAAGTTGTGCGGCAGACCAAGGGCGTATATGCGCAAGTTCGGCATATGCCGCATCTGCTTCCGCACTTTGGCCCTCAACGGCGAGCTGCCGGGGGTACGGAAATCGAGCTGGTAATATAGTTAGCGGAGTTGTTTATCAATGGTTACTGATCCGATTGCTGATTTGTTGACCCGGGTGCGCAATGCTGCCATGGCACGCCATGACAGCGTGAATATCCCTGCCTCCAAGATGAAAATCGCGGTTGCTAAAATCCTCAAGGATGAGGGCTTCATCTCCGATTACTCCGTCGTGAAAGGCGAACCGCAGCGCATGATCAAGATTACACTTAAATATATCGATAAGCAGCCTGCTTTCATAGGCCTTGAGCGTGTTAGCAAGCCTGGACTCAGGATATACTCCGGGAAAAAGGAGATACCCAGGGTCTATGGCGGCCTCGGCATCGCCGTCATCTCAACCTCTAAGGGACTGATGACCGGCCAGGAGGCCTGGAAGAAAAACATAGGCGGCGAAGTGTTATGTTACGTATGGTAATTGAATACAGTGAGGTGAACCTGTGTCTCGTATAGGACGGATGCCTGTACCTGTGCCTGACGGCGTTAAGATCAAGATCGACGGTACAGTGGTTACTGTAGAAGGCAGTAAAGGCAAGCTGACCCGTGAATTCCACCCTGACATCACGATTAAGCAGGAAAGCGGGAATTTGATCGTGACACGCCCGACCGATAACCGGCAGCACCGCTCACTGCACGGCCTCAGCAGGTCGCTTCTGGCCAATATGGTGGACGGTGTCACCAAAGGTTTTGAGAAGAACCTTGAGTTGAGCGGTGTCGGCTACAGGGCAGCCAAAGAGGGCGACAAACTGAAGCTGCAAATAGGCTACAGCCACCCTGTGGAATTCGACCCGCCCCAAGGTATAGATATCACTGTCGCAGGGACCAACAAGATCCGCGTATTTGGTGTCGATAAGGAGCTCGTTGGCGAAACGGCGGCTGAAATCAGGCGTATTCGCGTTCCTGACGCTTACAAGGGCAAGGGTGTCAAATATGCCGGTGAAAGGCTTCGTCTTAAACCCGGCAAGGCCGGCAAGACAGCTACGAAAGGGAAATAATAATGGCTAAAGTAAGTTCGAATGTAGCCCGCAAAAGGCGCCACGAGCGCATCAGG
The nucleotide sequence above comes from Dehalococcoidia bacterium. Encoded proteins:
- the rplE gene encoding 50S ribosomal protein L5, which produces MVRLKERYNKEIVPQLIKKYGYRNIMEVPRVNKIVLNLGMGESLVNPKAMEAAGKDMTTIAGQHAVITKAKKSIAAFKLRAGTPIGMMVTLRDKRMYEFLDKLVSVVLPRIRDFQGVPRDAFDGQGNYTLGLKEQIVFPEIEYDKVDKTRGLEITIVTSAKTDEDGRRLLEAIGMPFKKN
- a CDS encoding type Z 30S ribosomal protein S14, with the protein product MAKLCKVNKANRPPKYKVQQHSRCKLCGRPRAYMRKFGICRICFRTLALNGELPGVRKSSW
- the rpsH gene encoding 30S ribosomal protein S8, translated to MVTDPIADLLTRVRNAAMARHDSVNIPASKMKIAVAKILKDEGFISDYSVVKGEPQRMIKITLKYIDKQPAFIGLERVSKPGLRIYSGKKEIPRVYGGLGIAVISTSKGLMTGQEAWKKNIGGEVLCYVW
- the rplF gene encoding 50S ribosomal protein L6, which codes for MSRIGRMPVPVPDGVKIKIDGTVVTVEGSKGKLTREFHPDITIKQESGNLIVTRPTDNRQHRSLHGLSRSLLANMVDGVTKGFEKNLELSGVGYRAAKEGDKLKLQIGYSHPVEFDPPQGIDITVAGTNKIRVFGVDKELVGETAAEIRRIRVPDAYKGKGVKYAGERLRLKPGKAGKTATKGK